The Teredinibacter sp. KSP-S5-2 genome includes a window with the following:
- a CDS encoding GntR family transcriptional regulator codes for MNNSVADHDTGISLVEQVYRKIKNSILSNEYSPGYQALEPEIAKDLGVSRTPVREALIRLEAEKLIELIPRRGMRVLPLLPTDIIEINNVLTGLELTAVEALASRKPSKDVLQPMLSALDEMDAAIVEGNLSVWADADETFHRLLVALSGNRRLAGLLDTVRAQVSRARKITLKLRNNLRNSNVAHRALYEQLLAGDVEEAKAVHYAHRKNVTEEITKILETYQFPHL; via the coding sequence ATGAATAATTCAGTCGCAGATCACGACACCGGTATCTCTCTCGTCGAGCAAGTTTACCGGAAAATAAAAAATAGCATCCTTTCCAATGAATATTCTCCAGGTTACCAAGCACTAGAACCCGAAATCGCCAAAGACTTAGGGGTGAGCCGTACTCCCGTCAGGGAAGCCCTTATCCGTTTGGAAGCGGAGAAGCTTATTGAACTTATTCCCCGTCGAGGGATGCGAGTTCTTCCACTTTTGCCTACAGATATTATCGAAATTAATAATGTTCTGACTGGCTTGGAGTTAACCGCTGTGGAAGCCCTTGCAAGTAGAAAGCCGAGCAAAGATGTATTGCAACCCATGCTTTCTGCCCTGGACGAAATGGATGCTGCAATTGTTGAAGGCAACTTGTCTGTATGGGCCGATGCCGATGAAACCTTCCACCGTTTGCTGGTTGCGCTGTCTGGCAATCGTCGTCTGGCAGGTTTGTTGGATACAGTTCGTGCGCAAGTGAGCCGTGCTCGTAAGATTACATTAAAGTTACGTAATAATTTACGCAATTCAAATGTTGCCCACCGAGCTTTGTATGAACAACTTCTTGCCGGTGATGTAGAAGAAGCGAAAGCTGTTCATTACGCACACAGAAAGAATGTTACCGAAGAAATTACCAAGATTTTGGAAACCTACCAATTTCCTCATCTTTAA
- a CDS encoding HD-GYP domain-containing protein → MTGIKRISIQHLEVGMYVTEQTEGIADGQLQAKGFIYRQDTIDKLKQKQTQEVLIDTDKGQDSPYARPVVSHTPPSGSKSLSEERENSKRVYNEATSLVSNLLNDVKMGKAIDVGPVEGLADEINNSVLNNPNALLCLSQIREKDKYLLEHSVNVGILMGVFARHLSYAKDEIHQLVTGALLHDIGKIRVPNHVLHKPGKLTGEEWEEMKRHVNYGVETLEKSKGIHPIALAICGQHHERLDGNGYPNRLSDEEITIYGRLASIVDVYDAVTAKRVYHDGMPPAEAMKLLLKLSQSELDSSLVYQFIRCMSVYPVGSLVELNTGRLAVVITTNPNDSTTPVVKSIYNKRHKHFEQSKVLNLAKLTPDVKIVSAVSPDEYGISVNDFL, encoded by the coding sequence ATGACTGGAATAAAACGCATATCAATACAGCACCTTGAAGTCGGTATGTATGTTACCGAGCAAACAGAAGGGATCGCTGATGGACAACTCCAGGCCAAGGGGTTTATCTACCGACAGGACACCATAGACAAACTCAAGCAAAAGCAAACCCAAGAAGTGCTTATCGATACGGATAAAGGACAGGATTCCCCTTACGCCAGACCCGTTGTCAGCCATACCCCACCGAGCGGAAGCAAAAGCCTCAGTGAAGAAAGGGAAAACTCCAAACGGGTATATAACGAAGCCACCTCGTTGGTGTCGAATCTACTCAACGACGTCAAAATGGGCAAAGCCATTGACGTAGGCCCAGTTGAAGGTTTGGCAGACGAAATTAACAACTCTGTATTGAATAACCCCAATGCGCTGCTCTGCTTAAGCCAAATTCGCGAGAAGGATAAGTACCTGCTGGAACACTCGGTTAACGTCGGCATTTTAATGGGCGTTTTTGCACGGCATCTCAGCTACGCCAAAGATGAGATACATCAGCTGGTAACCGGCGCCCTGCTGCACGATATTGGTAAAATTCGCGTTCCCAATCACGTGTTACACAAACCAGGTAAACTCACTGGAGAAGAGTGGGAGGAGATGAAACGTCACGTCAATTATGGTGTGGAAACTCTGGAGAAATCCAAGGGCATTCATCCAATCGCACTTGCCATATGTGGTCAGCATCACGAACGCCTGGATGGCAATGGTTACCCGAACCGACTTTCCGACGAAGAGATCACGATATATGGTCGCCTTGCATCAATTGTCGATGTCTATGATGCAGTAACAGCCAAACGGGTTTACCACGATGGTATGCCTCCGGCAGAAGCCATGAAGTTATTATTGAAGCTCAGCCAAAGTGAATTGGACAGTAGTCTGGTCTATCAGTTTATCCGCTGTATGAGTGTTTACCCTGTGGGCAGTTTGGTTGAACTGAACACCGGGCGCCTGGCGGTGGTTATAACCACCAATCCAAACGACTCAACAACCCCCGTGGTAAAGTCCATATACAATAAACGCCACAAGCACTTCGAACAAAGTAAGGTATTAAACCTGGCAAAACTTACCCCAGACGTAAAAATTGTCAGTGCGGTGTCACCAGATGAGTATGGAATCAGCGTAAACGATTTTCTTTAA
- a CDS encoding DUF3094 family protein: MPELYPDDQKKVDEYVQSNVNATERSEFKPFRLLAIIFVVLGLLTLVSFLVAMDQGLV; encoded by the coding sequence ATGCCTGAACTTTATCCTGATGACCAAAAGAAAGTAGATGAGTATGTTCAATCGAATGTTAACGCCACCGAGCGCTCCGAATTCAAACCTTTTCGACTACTCGCTATTATTTTTGTTGTCCTCGGTTTGTTGACGTTAGTCAGCTTTCTTGTAGCAATGGATCAGGGACTGGTATAA
- a CDS encoding M20/M25/M40 family metallo-hydrolase has translation MQNSNKISFNPIVNILCLLVTFTLLSGCQEKTLHTVDLETIKNEAQKHTPEMASFLSELITYKSIEQANQPLLPETKALMEKIFRKAESMGFTTRTAADGLVGILEYGQGEEVVGVVAHLDIVAAGDESQWQHPPYEGKIVDDVIWGRGAQDDRAGVVGTMWAAKILIDNDSTFSRKLRIILTTKEETGFGAATKYFAEEEPPTYGIVPDAIYIIRAENGYLDAKYLFETLTAEESENTITHWQGGNAVNSIPDRSIAVLYASSVDTARQQILDAAQYVQQNFPPKSKDCTEASGNECSADIKVYDLNAFNQEFPNQITTPPLNGNLVIVAHGIAGHSSTPEKGRNAIVDLALVLNRLTLTKNHYAKAAEFVAGNIAMNTDGSNFQLNTEKSIAEAADTTACLSVIEQNTNGIAFNINYRTGIANTNQEILQKSGNAVAQFGGSVSAAQPMFDAYYYQADDPLLKAAQQSFKTVTGVDAPLIPIAATTQVKSAPNLIAYGPVEASTDGVHFHSVNERMPVSSLTRNAVLYAHFLQELIQSPVSLARE, from the coding sequence ATGCAAAATTCAAATAAAATTTCCTTCAACCCCATAGTAAATATCTTGTGTTTGCTCGTCACATTTACTTTACTTAGTGGTTGCCAGGAGAAAACGCTTCACACAGTAGACCTCGAAACAATAAAAAACGAAGCGCAAAAACACACACCGGAAATGGCAAGCTTTCTCTCAGAGTTGATCACCTACAAATCAATTGAACAAGCCAACCAACCTCTGCTGCCTGAAACTAAAGCGCTGATGGAAAAAATATTTCGTAAAGCGGAAAGCATGGGCTTCACAACTCGCACAGCCGCTGATGGATTGGTCGGCATTTTAGAGTATGGTCAGGGCGAGGAAGTTGTCGGCGTAGTTGCGCATTTGGATATCGTTGCAGCAGGAGATGAAAGCCAGTGGCAACATCCACCATATGAAGGAAAAATTGTCGACGATGTAATTTGGGGGCGTGGCGCTCAGGATGACAGAGCAGGTGTTGTTGGTACGATGTGGGCTGCAAAAATCCTGATTGATAACGACTCCACCTTCTCCAGAAAATTACGCATCATCCTCACCACAAAGGAAGAAACCGGTTTCGGTGCAGCAACAAAATATTTTGCGGAAGAGGAACCTCCAACCTACGGCATCGTCCCTGATGCAATTTATATTATTCGCGCGGAAAACGGATACCTGGATGCGAAATACCTTTTTGAAACACTCACCGCAGAAGAGTCTGAAAACACCATCACACACTGGCAGGGTGGCAACGCAGTCAACTCCATTCCGGATAGATCGATTGCAGTTTTATATGCCTCCTCCGTTGACACCGCTCGACAACAAATCCTCGACGCTGCGCAATATGTACAACAAAATTTTCCACCCAAAAGCAAAGACTGTACAGAAGCTTCTGGCAATGAATGCTCTGCAGATATCAAGGTGTACGATCTCAATGCATTTAACCAGGAATTTCCAAACCAAATCACCACACCACCGTTAAACGGTAATCTTGTTATTGTCGCACACGGTATTGCAGGACACAGCAGCACGCCAGAAAAAGGCCGCAATGCGATTGTTGATTTGGCTCTGGTACTGAACCGCTTAACTTTGACAAAAAACCACTATGCCAAAGCGGCTGAGTTTGTTGCAGGCAACATTGCAATGAACACGGATGGCTCAAACTTCCAATTGAACACTGAAAAGTCGATTGCCGAAGCCGCAGATACCACCGCATGCTTAAGCGTGATCGAGCAAAACACTAACGGCATTGCCTTTAACATCAATTACAGAACCGGCATAGCTAACACTAATCAGGAGATTTTGCAGAAATCTGGTAACGCAGTTGCGCAATTTGGCGGCAGTGTCAGCGCAGCTCAACCCATGTTCGATGCCTACTACTATCAGGCGGACGACCCTCTGTTAAAAGCAGCACAGCAAAGCTTTAAAACCGTTACCGGTGTAGACGCACCCTTGATTCCAATAGCCGCAACAACCCAAGTCAAATCGGCACCGAACCTGATTGCATATGGGCCGGTGGAAGCATCGACGGATGGCGTGCACTTTCATAGCGTCAACGAGCGGATGCCCGTTTCCTCCCTCACGCGTAATGCGGTGTTGTACGCCCATTTCCTGCAAGAATTAATTCAGTCCCCGGTAAGCTTGGCTAGAGAGTAA
- a CDS encoding DNA alkylation repair protein, which produces MTENRLMKDGLNSVAIQRIAASLSKVHKPFAANDFRQQVCKELDTLELKERVNHVIAHLYTFLPQPFSKTYRVLKQLPNVWDFGEQDDPLRGFAAWPVIDYIGEHGLEDEDLSLDLLARLTHLFSAEFAVRPFYQQNPEKTFAVAQQWAESKNYHLRRLASEGCRPRLPWGIRLKKLVADPAPIFPLLEKLKNDESEYVRKSVANNLNDISKDHPDQVIKLCKRWQKNNHPNTQWIVKHALRTLIKAGDNRVFPLLGFEASPQISLAKCTIKKRNIRVGDTLEFDLSLTAENKKQKLVVDYAIHFMKANGTTSAKVFKLREITLGAGEQITISKQHSFKPITTRKYYPGKHALSVLVNGVMLGGAEFTLL; this is translated from the coding sequence ATGACCGAAAACAGACTTATGAAGGACGGCTTGAATAGTGTTGCAATACAACGAATTGCCGCCAGCCTCAGCAAAGTTCATAAACCTTTTGCAGCAAATGATTTTCGCCAACAGGTATGTAAGGAACTGGACACTCTCGAATTAAAGGAACGGGTGAATCATGTCATTGCCCATCTGTATACATTCCTTCCCCAACCTTTTAGCAAAACCTATCGAGTGCTTAAGCAACTGCCAAACGTCTGGGATTTTGGCGAGCAAGATGATCCCCTTAGAGGATTTGCCGCCTGGCCGGTGATTGACTACATTGGCGAACACGGTCTTGAAGACGAAGATCTCTCGCTTGATCTGCTCGCTCGATTAACGCATTTATTCTCTGCAGAATTTGCTGTTCGCCCGTTCTATCAACAAAACCCGGAGAAAACGTTTGCCGTTGCCCAACAGTGGGCGGAATCGAAAAACTATCATTTGCGCCGACTCGCGTCGGAAGGTTGTCGTCCACGCTTGCCCTGGGGAATTCGTTTAAAAAAACTGGTTGCTGACCCGGCTCCCATATTTCCTTTATTGGAAAAACTAAAAAATGACGAGAGTGAATACGTAAGAAAATCCGTTGCCAACAATTTGAATGACATTAGTAAAGATCATCCTGATCAAGTGATTAAGTTGTGTAAACGGTGGCAAAAAAATAATCATCCGAATACGCAATGGATTGTCAAACACGCACTGCGTACGTTGATTAAAGCTGGAGACAATCGAGTCTTTCCGCTTCTTGGTTTCGAAGCTTCGCCACAGATATCGTTGGCAAAATGCACTATCAAAAAACGTAACATACGAGTTGGGGACACGCTCGAGTTTGATCTCTCACTGACAGCGGAAAACAAAAAGCAAAAACTGGTCGTCGACTACGCCATTCACTTTATGAAGGCAAATGGCACAACATCGGCAAAAGTTTTCAAGCTGCGGGAAATCACCCTTGGCGCAGGTGAGCAGATCACAATTTCCAAACAGCATTCATTCAAACCCATTACCACGCGTAAATACTATCCTGGCAAACACGCTTTATCGGTATTGGTAAATGGCGTTATGTTAGGGGGAGCAGAATTCACCCTTCTTTAA
- a CDS encoding glycoside hydrolase family 18 protein, producing the protein MSRCRVPYMVVLLFAFWSTTLWAAKSTSDTELESGKLLVGYFPQWNAYSERYALKELHESGVAKRLTHLVYAFGNVVNGRCVLGDEYADYQLLFPAGKSLSGTADLDSDKQLHGNFGQLRRFKELYPDIKVLYSFGGWSWSSGFGEAAASPETFADSCYKLINDSRWRGVFDGIDIDWEYPNTCGQSCDKSGFSGYPKLMKALRERFPQQLVTAALGASEEKLKAADYAKAAEFIDFYMLMTYDYVGDWMKKGPVAPHSALWSHPSIGKKHGDHSIQLLTQLGIDKNKILLGVGFYGRGWDGVNSFKAGSRAKSPAAPKGMAQYHELTKKNCQNSGLIAGVAYAYCDKEWWSFDSPASLPEKVAYVKEKDLAGMFVWEISGDTSDAKLMKSIVKALNE; encoded by the coding sequence TTGTCTAGATGTCGTGTTCCTTACATGGTGGTTCTGCTTTTTGCATTCTGGAGTACAACGCTGTGGGCGGCAAAAAGCACGAGTGATACAGAGCTCGAGTCGGGAAAATTACTTGTTGGCTATTTTCCTCAGTGGAACGCCTATAGCGAGCGTTATGCACTAAAGGAGCTGCATGAATCCGGTGTGGCGAAGCGTTTAACACATCTGGTGTATGCATTTGGCAATGTGGTTAATGGCCGTTGTGTCCTGGGGGATGAATATGCTGATTACCAGTTGTTATTTCCGGCGGGAAAAAGTCTGAGTGGTACTGCTGATTTGGACTCCGACAAACAACTTCATGGTAACTTCGGTCAGTTACGTCGCTTTAAAGAGTTATACCCGGATATAAAGGTTTTATATTCCTTTGGTGGTTGGTCATGGTCCAGTGGTTTTGGTGAGGCTGCTGCATCGCCGGAAACATTTGCGGACTCCTGTTACAAGCTGATTAATGATTCCCGCTGGCGGGGTGTATTTGATGGAATTGATATTGACTGGGAATACCCAAATACCTGCGGGCAAAGTTGCGATAAAAGTGGTTTTAGTGGTTACCCAAAATTAATGAAGGCTCTGCGTGAGCGATTCCCGCAGCAATTGGTGACCGCTGCATTGGGAGCCAGCGAAGAAAAGCTGAAGGCGGCCGACTACGCCAAGGCTGCGGAATTTATCGACTTTTATATGTTGATGACCTACGACTATGTTGGTGATTGGATGAAGAAAGGGCCGGTAGCGCCACACTCTGCTCTTTGGTCTCATCCGTCAATCGGCAAAAAACATGGTGATCACAGCATTCAACTGCTTACCCAGCTGGGTATAGATAAAAATAAAATTCTCCTTGGTGTTGGTTTTTACGGCCGAGGTTGGGATGGCGTCAACTCGTTCAAAGCGGGGAGCCGGGCTAAGTCTCCGGCAGCGCCAAAAGGTATGGCTCAATACCACGAGCTGACTAAAAAGAATTGTCAGAACTCGGGTTTGATTGCTGGCGTTGCTTATGCTTACTGCGATAAAGAATGGTGGAGTTTTGATTCTCCCGCCAGTCTTCCCGAAAAAGTGGCCTATGTAAAAGAAAAAGATTTAGCCGGTATGTTTGTGTGGGAGATATCTGGCGATACATCGGATGCGAAGTTAATGAAATCCATTGTGAAAGCCCTCAACGAGTAA
- a CDS encoding glycosyl hydrolase family 18 protein — translation MNNHLRSRLIKLALLCCVALIGSCKSSINEKPAIVGYYSYWSIYSPNVHIRHLPLDKLNYLVYRSANVTENGDIFPFDDFADVDRLYPDSDIEDMSFHGSYGELVNFKKKFPHLKTIISIGGWEDRETYPAITSSDKRMHDFAKKILDFIALYQFDGIEIDWQIENTSSTEQTAMAEKYKTHFLQLAKIIHSEFQKQANPPTIFINLSQQWLMVDFPLHEIHQYADKLSLRTDYINGYWQKVATHVAPLYSETGQSAANMVEQLEQAKIPSQKIILTLAPFAVGWQGVAPDNNGLNNQAMSVSWGSWDTTLRGATGLYSREHLINLKNKKGYVEYWDDDTKSSYLFNPSRFGGHFISYENEQALKTKIQYALQYRLGGIAIRQLHNDLGSSESVVNEVYQGVYPLYSLYRYWLSFFENYKERILALVHLSLIFLLVGLVFFIHSVRKKKRIQREKNDYLALSNNLHALNDPLIRLYQLESNTRALAGKISSDQLLQLSRISAGLLKVTTRLVSETQINKHARQPIIEPCSSTYIVECAKHLVEADFGHQVKLTTDEQTEQTLHADSLFLTQSCYELCTFIVDAIALHQQPEITIRTWQESNFSFVIKISSPQLSSIQYLPRAFYRLKELYSAARRFNCSITPTTNNEIGFEVRANISHTSHKPLAELEWHPQTEKVKGDAIEEQPYPATAPVLSTESVTPDYSQADPLANLMKFSEANFSAKDAASLIEQACDFFCITQDQELKVSVFQEEQLIAKIGDPNIATLSSSDFRIGEYKFIIESETPLEDNDRIFFQVLVGQVQMVRRALKTLAKEPTLLSELIELSTNKDKIQYLKADGGYTAIYLQGKKDPSYITMRLRNIKQYFGDDYLVQVHRSYLVNPKRVIKLERLGKMKYELTLDEAKVPVSRTYIPVLKQSHPEWTEHI, via the coding sequence ATGAACAACCACCTGAGATCACGCCTGATAAAGCTCGCACTACTGTGTTGTGTCGCTTTGATTGGAAGTTGTAAATCCTCAATAAACGAAAAACCAGCCATTGTTGGTTACTATTCTTATTGGAGTATATACAGCCCCAACGTGCATATCCGCCATCTTCCTTTGGATAAATTAAATTATCTGGTTTATCGCAGTGCGAACGTAACAGAAAATGGAGACATATTTCCTTTTGACGATTTTGCGGACGTTGATCGGCTTTATCCTGATTCCGATATAGAGGATATGAGTTTTCACGGCAGTTATGGAGAGCTGGTTAATTTTAAAAAGAAATTTCCACACTTAAAAACCATTATCTCTATTGGCGGCTGGGAAGACAGAGAAACATATCCTGCAATTACTTCGTCTGATAAAAGAATGCATGATTTTGCAAAAAAGATACTTGATTTTATTGCCCTTTATCAATTTGACGGAATTGAAATAGATTGGCAAATCGAAAATACGTCTTCTACTGAACAAACTGCAATGGCAGAGAAGTACAAAACACATTTTTTGCAACTGGCCAAGATCATTCATTCTGAATTCCAGAAACAAGCTAACCCACCTACAATTTTCATTAATTTGTCACAACAATGGTTAATGGTCGACTTCCCGTTACATGAAATTCATCAGTATGCGGATAAGTTAAGCCTGCGCACAGATTATATCAATGGCTACTGGCAAAAAGTGGCCACCCATGTCGCCCCTCTTTATAGTGAGACAGGGCAATCGGCGGCAAACATGGTAGAACAGCTTGAACAGGCCAAGATCCCAAGTCAAAAAATTATTCTCACCCTCGCCCCGTTTGCTGTCGGCTGGCAAGGCGTGGCACCTGATAACAACGGTTTGAACAATCAAGCAATGAGTGTCAGTTGGGGTAGCTGGGACACAACACTACGTGGAGCAACCGGCTTATATAGTCGCGAGCACCTTATCAACCTAAAAAACAAAAAGGGGTACGTCGAGTACTGGGATGACGACACGAAATCCAGCTATCTATTCAACCCCTCCCGATTTGGTGGCCATTTTATTAGCTACGAAAATGAACAGGCACTAAAAACCAAAATTCAATATGCATTACAATATCGATTAGGCGGCATAGCTATTCGACAACTGCATAATGATTTGGGAAGTAGTGAATCGGTAGTGAATGAAGTCTATCAGGGTGTATACCCACTTTATTCCTTGTACCGATATTGGCTATCGTTTTTCGAAAACTACAAGGAGCGAATTCTAGCCCTAGTGCACCTATCATTGATATTTCTGCTCGTGGGCTTGGTATTTTTTATTCACAGTGTAAGAAAGAAGAAGCGTATTCAACGCGAAAAAAATGATTATCTGGCACTCAGTAATAACTTACACGCGTTGAATGATCCGCTTATTCGCTTGTATCAGCTTGAAAGTAATACCCGTGCGCTTGCAGGTAAAATATCATCAGATCAACTGCTTCAACTATCGAGAATATCCGCCGGACTACTGAAAGTTACTACCCGGCTGGTATCAGAAACACAGATCAACAAACACGCCCGACAGCCAATTATTGAGCCCTGCAGTTCCACTTACATAGTGGAATGTGCCAAACACTTGGTCGAAGCAGATTTCGGTCATCAGGTTAAGCTGACAACTGATGAACAAACCGAGCAGACATTGCATGCAGACAGCCTGTTCCTAACCCAATCATGTTACGAACTCTGCACCTTCATCGTGGATGCAATAGCCCTGCACCAGCAACCGGAAATAACTATTCGAACCTGGCAGGAAAGCAACTTTTCCTTTGTTATCAAAATTTCTTCGCCACAGCTTTCCAGCATTCAGTATTTACCACGCGCCTTCTATCGACTAAAAGAACTGTACTCCGCAGCCAGGCGCTTTAATTGTTCAATCACACCCACAACAAATAACGAAATTGGCTTTGAAGTCCGGGCGAACATTTCTCATACATCACATAAACCATTAGCCGAACTTGAGTGGCACCCTCAAACAGAAAAAGTGAAAGGAGATGCAATAGAAGAACAACCGTACCCTGCCACTGCGCCAGTATTAAGCACTGAATCTGTAACTCCAGACTATTCTCAGGCTGACCCACTGGCGAATTTGATGAAATTTAGCGAGGCAAATTTTTCTGCGAAAGACGCCGCGAGCCTGATTGAGCAGGCGTGTGATTTTTTCTGTATCACGCAAGACCAAGAATTAAAAGTATCCGTTTTCCAGGAAGAACAGCTTATTGCAAAAATCGGTGATCCCAACATAGCCACCCTATCATCGTCGGATTTCAGGATCGGAGAATATAAGTTCATCATAGAAAGTGAAACGCCGTTAGAAGATAACGACCGAATCTTTTTTCAAGTACTGGTTGGACAGGTGCAAATGGTTCGCCGCGCGCTGAAAACCCTGGCCAAAGAACCCACGTTACTCTCTGAATTAATCGAGCTGTCAACCAATAAAGATAAAATTCAGTATTTAAAAGCGGATGGAGGCTATACCGCAATATATTTACAAGGGAAGAAAGACCCAAGTTATATCACCATGCGCTTGAGAAACATTAAACAATATTTTGGTGACGATTATCTGGTACAGGTTCATCGTTCATACCTGGTTAACCCCAAACGCGTAATAAAACTGGAACGACTTGGTAAGATGAAGTATGAACTCACGCTCGATGAGGCCAAAGTTCCCGTCAGCCGAACGTATATCCCCGTTTTAAAACAATCTCATCCGGAATGGACGGAACATATCTAG
- a CDS encoding glycosyl hydrolase family 18 protein produces the protein MKNNPIKRYSPTHLHRCVYLCALLFLSIFATHSLAATKVVGYMPSWSGDAASIQYEKLTHINYSFSLPDNNGNISAVPNEAKLRDIIARAKSHNVKVLLAVGGWNDGNDSAWENFTNSDWAINNFVNDALSLVESYGLDGIDLDWEYPSAQWKWNALVNKLAPALKSRGKLLTAAVAANGVNADGVGDTSQLDFLNLMVYDCNCPTNAPMSYAHDSLSYWTARGVPLEKRILGVPFYSTDSDEASLRQKAVLAREQAGGVMIWEISTDPGYLLAAIVSELGGDGTSAGTCSEWSAGTAYSQGDVVSYNGGYYLAEYDNPGYIPDVSTWFWEPTDGAQCSGSGSGGSGSSTCPDWAEGAWYNAGDIVLFDGAYYLAEHENPGYIPTVSTWFWQPDSGTSCTSGGGSSSGGGQESCPGWSEGSWYNAGDTVEYMGQYYVAEHENPGYIPTVSTWFWQPTNSCSGGGTGSSSSGGVSDCGSQWYTARLTNYTSYPDPGSEECLEYNGCTWAGQFYGLPGQQSESWVADNNIIAVHMKDWEWMGLKNVHLRQGSNEIVAKVYDACSDSDCDGCCTNNLGGDGFLIDIESYTMNRFGSGSGEVEFQVCP, from the coding sequence ATGAAAAATAATCCAATAAAGCGGTACTCTCCCACGCACCTGCATCGGTGTGTTTATCTCTGTGCGTTGCTGTTCTTAAGTATCTTTGCAACGCACTCATTGGCTGCAACTAAGGTGGTAGGGTATATGCCATCCTGGAGTGGTGACGCCGCCAGTATTCAATATGAAAAGCTAACCCATATTAACTATTCATTTTCGCTGCCAGATAATAATGGAAATATTAGTGCGGTACCTAATGAGGCAAAACTTCGCGATATTATTGCGCGAGCAAAGAGTCATAACGTTAAAGTGTTGTTGGCTGTCGGTGGTTGGAACGATGGAAACGACAGTGCTTGGGAAAACTTCACTAATTCCGATTGGGCAATTAATAATTTCGTGAACGATGCATTATCTCTCGTTGAAAGCTATGGATTGGATGGTATTGATTTGGATTGGGAATACCCTAGTGCTCAATGGAAATGGAATGCTCTGGTAAATAAACTGGCACCCGCGTTAAAAAGTCGAGGCAAATTATTGACCGCTGCTGTTGCGGCAAATGGTGTAAATGCCGATGGCGTAGGTGATACATCGCAGTTAGATTTTTTGAACTTGATGGTATACGACTGTAATTGTCCAACCAATGCGCCGATGTCCTATGCCCATGATTCTCTCAGCTACTGGACTGCTCGAGGCGTGCCATTAGAAAAACGCATTTTGGGCGTTCCCTTTTACAGCACCGATAGTGACGAAGCCAGCTTACGGCAAAAAGCGGTTCTTGCTCGTGAGCAGGCCGGTGGCGTTATGATTTGGGAGATTTCCACCGACCCTGGTTATTTACTGGCAGCAATCGTGAGTGAATTGGGTGGTGATGGGACGTCTGCTGGCACATGTTCCGAGTGGTCAGCGGGAACAGCCTACTCTCAGGGCGATGTCGTCTCCTATAACGGCGGTTACTATCTCGCCGAATACGATAACCCTGGCTACATCCCTGATGTCAGCACGTGGTTCTGGGAGCCTACAGATGGAGCACAGTGCAGCGGTTCTGGAAGCGGTGGTTCTGGTTCCAGTACATGCCCCGACTGGGCTGAAGGTGCTTGGTATAACGCTGGTGATATTGTGCTGTTTGACGGTGCATACTATCTGGCCGAGCATGAGAACCCCGGGTATATCCCCACCGTAAGCACTTGGTTTTGGCAACCTGATTCGGGTACATCCTGTACCAGCGGCGGTGGCAGCAGCAGTGGTGGTGGGCAAGAGAGTTGCCCCGGTTGGTCTGAAGGCAGCTGGTACAACGCCGGTGATACCGTCGAGTATATGGGGCAGTATTATGTGGCTGAACATGAAAACCCTGGCTATATCCCAACCGTCAGTACCTGGTTTTGGCAGCCTACAAACTCATGCTCAGGTGGTGGAACAGGCAGTAGCTCCAGTGGTGGTGTGAGTGATTGTGGAAGCCAGTGGTACACCGCGCGCTTAACCAACTATACCTCCTACCCGGATCCGGGCAGTGAAGAGTGCTTGGAATACAATGGCTGTACCTGGGCAGGACAGTTCTACGGTTTACCTGGGCAACAATCCGAATCCTGGGTGGCGGACAATAACATTATTGCGGTGCACATGAAGGACTGGGAATGGATGGGGCTGAAAAATGTGCATCTCCGTCAGGGTAGTAACGAGATTGTGGCCAAGGTTTATGATGCCTGCTCTGACTCGGACTGCGACGGCTGTTGTACCAATAATCTGGGCGGGGATGGCTTCTTGATTGATATTGAAAGCTACACCATGAATCGGTTTGGTTCCGGCTCTGGAGAAGTTGAGTTTCAGGTCTGCCCTTAA